The Dioscorea cayenensis subsp. rotundata cultivar TDr96_F1 chromosome 8, TDr96_F1_v2_PseudoChromosome.rev07_lg8_w22 25.fasta, whole genome shotgun sequence genome segment AGAAAAAGAATCAGATCCTTTATTTggatatataagaaaaaaaaaaagaaaaagaaaaatagaaggaAAATTGGGTGGAGAATAAAGTTAGTGTGGCACTGTTTCATGTTTGTGATTCCCcaattaatcaataatcaataaaGCTCTTTGTTCTTGATCAATTTCGTATACATGTTGTCTTCTTGTTCTGGGCACTGTTTCTGCAATTTTGGGTTAATTTTGTGTGTTTAGTTTCTGATTGTCAAGATTCAGAAATTTCAGAAACTGATGATGAACAATTTTCAACTTTTGGTACATTTCACATGTTCAGGAAATTCGGCACCAAAATtctgtttatcttttttttttttttttggtctaatTTCTGAACATCAAGATTCAGAAATTTCGGAAACTTAGGATAAACTTCAGATGAACAATCTCTAGTTTTGGAGCATTTATGACAGAAAAACATATGGCAACCAAAGTTTCTTACTTGCTTCACCAAGTGACACAAAAATATCTATCATACATTTCCGTGATCGAATTGGTTTCTGTTCCTGGGTTATTTTCTGCGAATGTGTTTAATTTCCAATTGTCCAGGTTCAGATATTTCTGATCAATCATCTTCTCAAGCATCACGTGACAGAAAAAAACGATGATATTCACAACGAAACTGAACATTCAGAAACTTAATATTCGAAATTCTTATTTATTGAAGACATCAAATTTCTCACAAAAATATCTAGTAATACAATCAGACACTGATGACTGTACACCATAGTTCACTTCTCAATGGCCGGTTTGTGAAGCTGTCGAGGAAAATCAAATGGATGCATACCATTTCAACTTCTGGTATTAAATCTTGGTTTGCTACCCTTGTCAATGACATCTCGAAGGGCTTTCTTAGCTTCCTCCAATGTCTCCACTCCATGGTCCACATTGAATGATAACCTTTGAATGTTGAACTGTAAAGACCAAAAGAAATACTCAATTTGTAAGCGTAAAGTAAATGGTTCTGCGAGTATCTCTAATAGAGTGATCAACATGTCATTTTTATTAGACGGACAGCAAACTTCAATTGCATAACTGGAAATCAATGAgaggacaaaaaaaaactattacaaCTAATAAAGTTGATAAAACATATGGATTGATGACAGTATGTTCAATGTATTCAATAAATAGGgaagtgaaattttttttaagcgGAGATACCTGTGCCCCTTGCCGAACCCTGACGTCAGTGCCTTTGCTGTCAATCGATATGAGAGCAGCATCGTCTATCTCACCCTCAGTGGACAATATACTTCTAAGTGGTTTTGAGAACATTGCATTGAGTTCCTAGGTGCGTGCAGCAGGCATAGATTACATCACACAGAATAAAAGACTAAAAGTAAGTCTATTCATTTGAGTCAAAAATGTATCGCACCTTCAAATTCTGTTCTCCACCATTGGCAGCAATCTTATCAGGCTGCAGGGATTCATATTCTTTGACATCAACCCATGCAACAGTGCCAAATCCTCcgataaaatatatatcactGATTAACATCAGAAAAGGGATCATTGAAGTCAGATTGAATTAAACCAAACAAGCATCACAGTAACTGGCTTgcatcttttcattttccttaaTATAGCCCATTAGATAGCAAAAGACAAACATAAAGGAAACGAAGAAAATAAAGTTGTGCACAGACCTTATAGTCTGCATCCTGAAGTAGTGAAAGTTTCCCCACTGTTGAGATGCCCATTGTTGGTGTTTTGCCATGAATTGCTGATGAGCCCATTCCTGAAGTTGGTACACAATATTAATGTTCAAAGGGCACATATGCAAGATCatcattaaaatcaaataaacttcattataactcaaaaaattaagaaagaagGTTGGTCAAAAGGCTACTGAATCTAAATAAATGGTACACAAACGTGTTTTCAAGTAGGAAGCCAGTAGTCTCTCGAACAGTCGGAGAAAGTTGAAGTAGtgttcaaaattaaataaataaaataaccattGTGTACACAAAGATGTGTATCAGTATATGTTtcatacaataataaaaatgcaCTCCTGAAACGCACAATATGTGAGGATTTTTAATCCTTATTGAGTAGAGAAAATAGATAGAAAAAGAATATTGCCACAAACCTGTTGATCAGCTGGAAGTGGGATAACATCACCAAATATTGTCACACGCGCATTTGAAAGTCCACTCCAACCAGGAATCTATAATCGACACAAGCTCTCACCAAAGCAACACAGAAAGGCAACACATGCTAATgtataaagaaaaaatgaacAAACCTGTACAACCAGTGTACATCTTGGATCAGCTAATAGATTACGTGTATGAATTGCCAACGGTGACAATGAAAAGATTGGATCTGCAAGTGGCAATTGGACAAACCAAAATGAACCAGCAGAGAGATAGCTTGCATGCATTAAGATAAAAGGTATGCCACTCACGGCCAAGGGGATCAGGTGCAAAGTCCACTAATGAACCGAAAGGGTAAAAAGCGCGCCTATGATGCATCCGAGACATTACAGTGCACAAATGTGCAAATCGGGCCTTCATTTCGAATCACAAACAGTgagaaaaatgataaacaagaaaatCCATGTTGGGTAAATTGAGTATCATATAACAATATAACCTTACTTGCTCCATAAGATTGCGAACAGCCAAAGCTGGTGGAGGTAAATCATGAGCAGAGGTTGCACTGTGTACACCGCCCGAGATAGGTGTTCTGAAAAGCCCAGGTTTGGATCCAGCTACCCCACTGACACTATCACCTGGTGTTACCAACTCTGGTTTTTCCGTGATGCCCCTTCCATGGTTACTGTTGTCACTTGTATTACTCTTCAAAAATATAAGAGAATAGTGTCAGAAAATTCTCACACCAAATTGGTTCGATTCATGCAATTTTAGATCAAGGAAATTAAGTATACGGATAACAGAGATGGCATTTTTTGCCAACACATGAAAAATCTGGAAAAGATACTAGATCTGCTGAGCATTCTTACAGTTTTCACATATAATAAAAACAGGTTTGAAGAAGATATTAACATAATTTCAGTTTTCAAGAACCGTGTACACAGAAAAGTAATGACAATACGCAAACAACAAGATAAACAGAAGGGCCTTCAATGGCACTTTTAATCTACAAGAGAACAAAATATGGAAAAGAAACTAAATTTGCTTTGCATTGTTGTAGAGTTGACAGAAACTATAACAAAATCAGGTAGGGCACAGGGTACTAGCGTAATTGCAGTTTTTGCAAGAAAAGTTTAAGATACAAAATCAGTGACACTATGCAAACagcaagataataaaaaaagccGTTCCACTTTCCACAATAAATCAGTATGTGTAAATCAACCTACAACGGTAGTCACACAATAAACCAAATGGAAATTTGAATCATCATGATGCACTCAAAATGCATTGTAAGTGTGAATCACTAGACTATTCACCACacagaaaaatcaatgcttgtGTTGCTTGAAACTAATATCTATATGCACTATCATTTCAACCTGATAAGAAACATTTGGTACTACTTGCTAGATAAGAAAAACAGCTAACAAAAGCTTCTTGATAACATGGCAggataaaataaagataataataccTGATGAAACTACCACCACTAGAATTGACATAGAAAAGGGTGTGTAGTATATCCCTCATCAAAACTTATGATGAAAAATTCTCTAATTTGAACAGAGCCTCCATATTATTCAGAAATTTAAGCATGtactaaaaataattccaaaatccAAATGGCAAATCTCCATAATTATCTGAACTTCTCCATGAACCTTACAAGTTTTTGATCATctcctttattgttttttttagatcACTCACCCACAGATTTTTTAGGAGCCATGGGCTCTAAACCAGCCCAGAGCGACTTACTGCAAAACCTTAAAGGGGCGAGCCATGGGCTCTAAACCAGCCCAGAGCGAGTTACTACAAAACCTTAAAGGGGCAGACCTctctct includes the following:
- the LOC120266473 gene encoding uncharacterized protein LOC120266473; amino-acid sequence: METLSSSIVSSRWAEPSLIRHSAISVRWKASTSRFGCFKAYQNFEPCSLRKNMVRDLGALAHEVSGDGGTEEGAASNEALFLFESNTSDNSNHGRGITEKPELVTPGDSVSGVAGSKPGLFRTPISGGVHSATSAHDLPPPALAVRNLMEQARFAHLCTVMSRMHHRRAFYPFGSLVDFAPDPLGHPIFSLSPLAIHTRNLLADPRCTLVVQIPGWSGLSNARVTIFGDVIPLPADQQEWAHQQFMAKHQQWASQQWGNFHYFRMQTISDIYFIGGFGTVAWVDVKEYESLQPDKIAANGGEQNLKELNAMFSKPLRSILSTEGEIDDAALISIDSKGTDVRVRQGAQFNIQRLSFNVDHGVETLEEAKKALRDVIDKGSKPRFNTRS